Proteins encoded within one genomic window of Citricoccus muralis:
- the pcrA gene encoding DNA helicase PcrA — protein sequence MAQDHQTSLPGFLPAFTSRPGTALADPEFTTAPEAADARTTSDDALVNGLNDPQAQAVQHTAGPLLIVAGAGSGKTRVLTHRIAWLLATGAARPHEFMAITFTNKAAAEMRERITSLIGAAAQQMWISTFHSSCVRILRRGATHVGLKSNFSIYDSADSLRLVTTIAKLNDLDPKRFAPKGLLNKISALKNELIDADSFASTAAADPYNQAVATVYSEYASRLRQANAMDFDDLIATTVHMFEAFPAVLDNYRRRFRFVLVDEYQDTNHAQYRLVRLLTGPANEPQGVETAGGQLTVVGDSDQSIYAFRGADIRNIVEFEQDYPDATTIKLEQNYRSTQTILDAANAVISKNPARTKKNLWTAEGPGEKIIGYAAESETSEADWIAGKVDELMDTDGIRPADIAVFYRTNAQSRSLEERLIAKGIPYRVVGGTRFYDRKEIKDALAYLRVIDNPDDDVNLRRILNEPKRGIGDRAEGAVAALQQRERITFMEALRRAEEAPGVATRSVKSIVGFVQLMDDLSEIAETQGPATVLEAVLEQTGMLQNLRESEDLQDESRADNLGELVAVVREFEKTHVQGTLGEFLEQVALVADADQLPSAPDAEGERLADQLGQVTLMTLHTAKGLEFPVVFLTGMEHGVFPHSRSMTDEKELAEERRLAYVGLTRARKRLFLSRAEARSLWGQHQFNPPSQFLGEIPEELIEWERVGRTNPGSFGGGSVGGFASPGSRYNQRFTGSHWGASTSKSNYGGGGRDEDGNREVIRPAARSGTGGPRRRVDESKELISLSVGDRVSHASFGEGQVTALTGSGDKTVATVVFGGTEKRLLLRYAPLTRIES from the coding sequence ATGGCTCAGGATCATCAGACTTCATTGCCCGGTTTCTTGCCCGCTTTCACCTCCCGCCCGGGGACGGCGCTGGCAGACCCGGAATTCACCACGGCCCCCGAAGCTGCGGATGCTCGGACGACATCGGACGATGCCCTGGTTAATGGACTCAACGATCCTCAGGCCCAAGCCGTGCAACACACCGCCGGTCCGCTCCTGATCGTCGCCGGCGCCGGCTCGGGCAAAACCCGGGTGCTGACGCACCGCATCGCCTGGCTGCTGGCCACCGGAGCCGCGCGTCCGCATGAGTTCATGGCGATCACCTTTACTAATAAGGCCGCCGCCGAAATGCGCGAGCGCATCACCTCCTTGATTGGGGCGGCCGCCCAGCAGATGTGGATCTCCACTTTCCACTCGTCGTGCGTGAGGATTCTGCGACGCGGGGCCACCCACGTGGGGCTGAAATCCAACTTCTCCATCTACGACTCGGCGGATTCTCTGCGCCTGGTCACCACCATCGCCAAGCTGAACGATCTGGACCCGAAGCGATTCGCGCCCAAGGGGCTACTCAACAAGATCAGCGCGCTGAAAAACGAACTCATCGACGCCGATTCCTTCGCCTCTACCGCGGCGGCCGACCCGTACAACCAGGCCGTGGCGACGGTGTATTCGGAGTACGCCTCCCGGCTGCGCCAGGCCAACGCCATGGACTTCGACGACCTCATCGCCACCACGGTGCACATGTTTGAGGCATTCCCGGCAGTGCTGGATAACTATCGACGCCGCTTCCGGTTCGTGCTGGTTGACGAGTACCAGGACACCAACCACGCCCAGTACAGGCTGGTGCGATTGCTCACCGGCCCCGCAAACGAGCCACAGGGCGTGGAAACAGCAGGCGGGCAGCTCACCGTCGTGGGTGACTCGGATCAGTCGATCTACGCCTTCCGCGGTGCAGACATCCGCAACATCGTCGAGTTCGAACAGGACTACCCGGACGCGACCACCATCAAGCTTGAGCAGAACTACCGCTCCACGCAGACCATCCTGGACGCAGCAAATGCCGTGATTTCGAAGAACCCGGCGCGGACCAAGAAAAACCTGTGGACCGCCGAAGGTCCGGGGGAGAAGATCATCGGCTACGCCGCTGAATCGGAAACCTCGGAAGCCGACTGGATCGCCGGCAAGGTCGATGAACTCATGGACACCGACGGGATTCGCCCCGCGGACATTGCGGTGTTCTACCGCACCAACGCCCAGTCGCGTTCCCTGGAAGAGCGGCTGATTGCCAAGGGCATCCCGTATCGTGTGGTCGGCGGCACCCGGTTCTACGATCGCAAAGAGATCAAGGACGCGCTGGCCTACCTGCGGGTGATCGACAACCCCGACGACGACGTCAACCTGCGCCGGATCCTCAACGAGCCCAAACGCGGCATCGGCGACCGGGCCGAGGGCGCGGTGGCCGCCCTGCAGCAACGCGAGCGCATCACCTTCATGGAGGCCCTGCGCCGTGCCGAAGAAGCCCCCGGGGTGGCGACGCGTTCGGTGAAATCCATTGTCGGATTCGTGCAGCTGATGGACGATCTCAGCGAAATTGCTGAGACGCAGGGGCCGGCCACCGTGCTGGAAGCGGTGCTGGAGCAAACCGGAATGCTGCAGAATTTGCGCGAATCCGAGGACCTGCAGGACGAATCCCGCGCCGACAACCTCGGCGAGCTCGTGGCCGTGGTGCGCGAATTTGAGAAGACCCACGTTCAGGGCACCTTGGGGGAGTTCCTCGAGCAGGTGGCGCTGGTGGCCGACGCCGATCAGTTGCCCAGCGCCCCCGACGCCGAGGGTGAACGACTGGCCGATCAGCTCGGCCAGGTCACCCTGATGACCCTGCACACCGCCAAGGGCCTGGAGTTTCCGGTGGTGTTCCTCACCGGCATGGAGCACGGTGTATTCCCGCACTCGCGCTCCATGACTGACGAGAAGGAACTAGCGGAGGAACGTCGCCTCGCCTATGTGGGGCTCACCCGCGCCCGGAAACGGCTGTTCCTCTCGCGTGCCGAAGCCCGTTCCCTGTGGGGGCAACACCAATTTAACCCGCCCAGTCAGTTCCTGGGGGAGATCCCGGAAGAGCTGATCGAATGGGAACGCGTGGGACGCACCAACCCCGGGTCCTTCGGCGGCGGTTCCGTCGGCGGTTTCGCCTCCCCGGGGTCGCGCTACAACCAGCGGTTCACCGGCTCGCACTGGGGTGCATCGACGTCGAAGTCAAACTATGGAGGAGGCGGCCGCGACGAGGACGGCAACCGAGAGGTCATTCGCCCGGCAGCACGCTCCGGTACGGGTGGTCCTCGGCGTCGTGTGGACGAATCCAAGGAGCTGATTTCGCTGTCGGTGGGTGACCGCGTCAGCCACGCTAGTTTCGGCGAAGGCCAGGTCACGGCGCTGACCGGATCGGGTGATAAGACGGTCGCCACGGTGGTGTTTGGCGGTACGGAGAAGCGCCTGCTGCTCCGCTATGCGCCGCTGACGCGAATCGAGTCCTGA
- the sucD gene encoding succinate--CoA ligase subunit alpha encodes MSIYLNKDSKVIVQGITGGEGTKHTALMLKAGTNIVGGVNARKAGTTVTHTHSEGYEVDLPVFGSVAEAMEKTGADVSVAFVPPKFAKDAAVEAIEAGIPLLVVITEGIPVQDTAEFYALAESKTDADGNPTTRVIGPNCPGVITPGQALAGITPANITGSGPIGLVSKSGTLTYQMMYELRDFGFSTAIGIGGDPVIGTTHIDALAAFEADPETEAIVMIGEIGGDAEERAAEFIKANVTKPVVGYVAGFTAPEGKTMGHAGAIVSGSSGTAEAKKEALEAAGVKVGKTPSETAQLMREILQNRG; translated from the coding sequence ATGTCTATCTACCTGAACAAGGATTCCAAGGTCATCGTCCAGGGCATCACCGGCGGCGAAGGCACCAAGCACACCGCCCTGATGCTCAAGGCCGGGACCAACATCGTCGGCGGCGTGAACGCACGCAAGGCCGGCACCACCGTGACCCACACCCACTCCGAGGGCTACGAAGTTGATCTGCCCGTGTTCGGTTCCGTGGCTGAGGCCATGGAGAAGACCGGTGCCGACGTGTCGGTGGCCTTCGTGCCGCCGAAGTTCGCCAAGGACGCTGCCGTGGAAGCCATCGAAGCAGGCATTCCGCTGCTCGTGGTGATCACCGAGGGCATCCCGGTCCAGGACACCGCCGAGTTCTACGCTCTGGCCGAGTCCAAGACCGACGCCGACGGCAATCCCACCACCCGCGTGATCGGCCCGAACTGCCCCGGCGTGATCACCCCGGGTCAGGCTCTGGCCGGCATCACCCCGGCGAACATCACCGGCTCCGGGCCCATCGGCCTGGTGTCCAAGTCGGGCACCCTGACCTACCAGATGATGTACGAGCTGCGTGACTTCGGCTTCTCGACCGCCATCGGTATCGGCGGCGACCCCGTCATCGGCACCACCCACATTGACGCCCTGGCTGCGTTCGAGGCGGACCCGGAGACCGAGGCCATCGTGATGATCGGTGAGATCGGCGGCGACGCCGAGGAGCGCGCCGCAGAGTTCATCAAGGCCAACGTCACTAAGCCGGTCGTCGGCTACGTGGCCGGCTTCACCGCACCCGAGGGCAAGACCATGGGCCACGCCGGCGCCATCGTCTCCGGTTCCTCGGGCACCGCGGAGGCCAAAAAGGAAGCCCTCGAGGCCGCTGGCGTGAAGGTCGGCAAGACGCCGTCCGAAACCGCACAGCTGATGCGCGAGATCTTGCAGAACCGCGGCTGA
- a CDS encoding aldo/keto reductase: MTMMITDLSSPRLLAGRPVRPIGLGCMNLNHGYTRFLDDDAAVDLLVRAVTEAGIDHLDTATLYGGGRNEELVGRALSTTTSQGRLRDRVLLASKCGLTQSGDRRIDGRPETLRAQVEDSLRRLQTDHIDLYYLHRLDPEVPVEESAGALAEMITQGKIGAYGLSEISAETLRRADAVHPVAAVQNEYSLWTRNPEWGLLEACRETGTTLVAFSPVARGFLSDAPPRTEDLAASDVRSTMPRFSAENYPENLRLREKLAEQARAHGTTVAALALAWVLAQGENVVAIPGTINWDHLLEDQSAEQLRISPVDVLRWGDIINHATVHGHRYAEKARATIDTEDAPA, from the coding sequence ATGACCATGATGATTACCGACCTGTCATCGCCGCGCCTGCTCGCCGGACGCCCGGTGCGCCCCATCGGGCTGGGCTGCATGAACCTCAACCACGGCTACACCCGTTTTCTCGACGACGACGCCGCGGTGGACCTGCTGGTCCGTGCCGTCACCGAAGCGGGGATCGACCACCTCGACACCGCCACCCTCTACGGAGGCGGGCGCAATGAGGAACTCGTCGGCCGCGCCCTGTCCACCACCACCTCGCAGGGTCGACTGCGCGACCGAGTGCTGCTGGCCTCCAAATGCGGGCTGACCCAGTCCGGGGATCGGCGTATCGATGGTCGTCCCGAGACCTTGCGGGCCCAGGTCGAGGATTCCCTGCGGCGCCTGCAGACCGACCACATCGACCTGTATTACCTCCACCGACTGGACCCAGAAGTTCCGGTAGAAGAGTCGGCCGGCGCCCTGGCCGAGATGATCACGCAAGGCAAGATCGGCGCCTACGGGCTCTCCGAAATCTCCGCCGAGACGCTGCGCCGCGCCGACGCTGTGCATCCGGTGGCCGCCGTGCAGAACGAGTACTCGCTGTGGACACGCAACCCGGAGTGGGGACTGTTAGAGGCCTGCCGCGAGACCGGCACCACCCTGGTGGCGTTCTCCCCGGTCGCTCGAGGCTTCCTCTCTGACGCTCCCCCGCGCACTGAAGACCTCGCCGCTTCCGATGTGCGCAGCACTATGCCCCGGTTCTCCGCCGAGAACTACCCGGAGAATCTGCGCCTGCGCGAGAAGCTCGCTGAGCAGGCCCGCGCCCACGGCACCACCGTCGCCGCCTTGGCCCTGGCCTGGGTGCTCGCCCAGGGCGAGAACGTGGTGGCGATTCCGGGCACCATCAACTGGGATCACCTACTCGAGGATCAGTCCGCCGAACAACTGCGGATCAGCCCGGTGGATGTCTTACGCTGGGGCGACATCATCAACCACGCCACCGTGCACGGCCACCGCTATGCAGAAAAAGCCCGGGCCACCATCGACACCGAGGACGCCCCGGCGTGA
- a CDS encoding peptidyl-tRNA hydrolase — MSDLRQPQRSGPDHPDHNDPWAMQLVVHRVKTDPALHRDVLAAAATAVARLLDDPRSHGDGDWASAVRHWRAGWIRKVTRRADNKRWDDVQHLPGLTVTVNHTQNSTSAAEVRALVPGPLTPLPPEVKKLQVGGTEFPRSIEPAVSAQSQADAVVTVVMAPGLELSTGKAAAQAGHAAQLAYERLCVVAAEPSSDSPAATALLDAWRADGFRVNIVEPESDQDPLWVRQDLPIRVVDAGLTEVNGPTETARAFW, encoded by the coding sequence GTGAGCGATCTGCGTCAGCCCCAGCGCTCGGGACCCGACCACCCGGACCATAATGATCCTTGGGCGATGCAGCTGGTGGTCCACCGGGTGAAGACTGATCCGGCACTGCACCGGGATGTGCTGGCCGCCGCCGCCACGGCGGTGGCACGACTGCTCGATGATCCTCGTTCCCACGGCGACGGCGACTGGGCTTCAGCCGTACGGCACTGGCGCGCGGGCTGGATCCGCAAGGTCACCCGCCGGGCCGACAACAAGCGTTGGGACGACGTGCAGCACCTGCCCGGGCTCACCGTCACGGTGAATCACACGCAGAACAGCACGTCTGCGGCCGAGGTGCGTGCGCTGGTGCCCGGTCCACTGACACCGTTGCCTCCAGAGGTGAAGAAACTGCAGGTGGGCGGCACCGAATTTCCGCGCAGTATCGAACCAGCTGTGTCTGCACAGTCTCAAGCCGACGCCGTGGTCACCGTGGTGATGGCTCCTGGGTTGGAACTGTCCACCGGCAAGGCAGCAGCCCAGGCGGGCCATGCTGCCCAGCTGGCCTATGAGCGGCTCTGCGTCGTCGCCGCCGAACCCAGCTCAGATTCCCCGGCCGCGACCGCACTACTCGACGCGTGGCGAGCCGACGGGTTCCGGGTGAACATCGTGGAACCGGAGAGCGACCAGGATCCGCTGTGGGTGCGCCAGGATCTGCCGATCCGCGTCGTCGATGCTGGACTCACGGAGGTGAACGGGCCGACGGAGACTGCCCGAGCCTTCTGGTAA
- a CDS encoding transposase, which translates to MPKPYPREFRDDIVRLAQNRDENTTISQIASDFGIHEGTLNKWLRQADLDAGNTTDRKPGATSDEKAQLRAANRRIKVLEQELEVMRRAAAYFGQAQIRSQ; encoded by the coding sequence TTGCCTAAGCCCTATCCCCGAGAGTTCCGCGACGATATTGTCCGGCTCGCTCAGAACCGGGATGAGAACACCACGATCTCCCAGATCGCCTCGGACTTCGGGATCCATGAAGGCACTTTGAACAAGTGGCTGCGCCAAGCCGACCTCGACGCCGGCAACACCACTGATCGCAAGCCCGGTGCCACCAGTGATGAGAAGGCGCAGCTGCGGGCAGCGAACCGCAGAATCAAAGTCCTCGAGCAAGAGCTGGAGGTCATGCGACGGGCCGCTGCCTACTTCGGGCAGGCTCAGATCCGGTCACAATGA
- a CDS encoding heavy metal translocating P-type ATPase: MNDKHSEHHHDHGGGNATREHHSAPEHGRAHHDHQHKSHSAHSHDAGHDGHADHQDHRGHDVHAGDSTHEGHGGHGGHGDHVGQFRRLFWIMLVLTVPVVGFNEMFAHLIGYHLPDAEWVRWVSPILGTVIYFWGGLPFLTGAISEVRSRKPGMMLLIGLAITVAFIASWGATLHLLDHELNFWWELALLVVIMLLGHWIEMRSLAQTTSALDSLAALLPDEAEKVDGDDIIKVAPADLRVGDVVIVRPGSSVPADGRIVDGSASMDESMVTGESKTVRRESGDHIVAGTVATDSGLRVEVTAAGDDTALAGIQKLVADAQASSSRAQRIADTAAAWLFWFALGAAVITAIVWTLVGMPDAAVVRTITVLVIACPHALGLAIPLVVSIATERAARGGVLVKDRLALESMRTVDAVLFDKTGTLTKGEPAVTGIDPVGDRSEDDVLALAAAAESDSEHPLARAITGAARARDLDVPKASQFSSSPAVGVKATVDSTVIEVGGPYLLEQHSARELPVANHWREEGAIILHVLADGEVIGALRLADEIRPESRDAVDALHAQGAQVVMITGDAQAVADTVAKDLGIDRVFAGVRPEDKAAKVAELQDEGRKVAMVGDGVNDAPALAQADVGIAIGAGTDVAIGSAGVILASSDPRSVLSIYELSRASYRKMKQNLWWAGGYNLVSVPLAAGVLAPIGFVLPMSIGAILMSASTVVVALNAQLLRRLDLTPEASTNRILDRS, translated from the coding sequence ATGAACGACAAGCACAGCGAACATCATCACGATCACGGTGGCGGCAACGCGACGCGAGAGCACCACTCCGCGCCCGAGCATGGTCGCGCGCATCACGACCACCAACACAAGAGCCACTCTGCTCACAGCCACGATGCTGGGCACGACGGTCACGCCGACCATCAGGATCACCGTGGACACGACGTGCACGCGGGTGATTCCACTCACGAAGGGCACGGGGGTCATGGCGGGCATGGCGATCATGTCGGGCAGTTCCGCAGGCTGTTCTGGATCATGCTCGTCCTCACCGTCCCGGTGGTCGGCTTCAACGAGATGTTCGCCCACCTGATCGGCTACCACCTGCCCGACGCCGAGTGGGTGCGGTGGGTCTCCCCGATCCTCGGCACGGTCATCTACTTCTGGGGCGGATTGCCGTTCCTGACCGGCGCGATCAGCGAGGTCCGCTCCCGTAAACCCGGCATGATGCTGCTGATCGGGCTGGCGATCACCGTGGCATTCATCGCGTCCTGGGGTGCGACCCTGCACCTTCTCGATCACGAGCTGAACTTCTGGTGGGAGCTCGCCCTATTAGTGGTGATCATGCTCCTCGGGCACTGGATCGAGATGCGGTCGCTGGCCCAGACCACCTCCGCGCTCGACTCGCTGGCAGCTCTGCTGCCGGACGAGGCGGAGAAGGTAGACGGCGACGACATCATCAAGGTCGCTCCGGCAGACCTTCGGGTCGGCGATGTCGTGATCGTCCGGCCCGGCTCGTCGGTACCCGCCGACGGTCGGATCGTCGACGGCTCGGCCTCGATGGATGAGTCGATGGTCACCGGCGAGTCCAAGACCGTGCGCCGCGAGAGCGGCGACCACATCGTCGCAGGAACCGTCGCCACCGACTCCGGGCTGCGCGTGGAGGTCACCGCCGCCGGCGACGACACCGCCCTGGCCGGGATTCAGAAGCTCGTCGCCGATGCTCAGGCGTCGTCGTCTCGCGCGCAGCGGATCGCCGACACAGCTGCGGCATGGTTGTTCTGGTTCGCCCTCGGGGCCGCAGTGATCACCGCGATCGTATGGACACTCGTCGGGATGCCCGATGCCGCTGTCGTGCGCACCATCACGGTGCTGGTGATCGCCTGCCCGCACGCCCTGGGCCTGGCGATCCCGTTGGTCGTCTCCATCGCGACCGAGCGGGCGGCCCGGGGAGGGGTGCTGGTCAAGGATCGCCTCGCGCTGGAGTCGATGCGCACGGTGGATGCGGTCCTCTTTGACAAGACCGGCACGCTGACCAAGGGCGAGCCCGCCGTCACCGGCATCGACCCGGTAGGCGACCGCAGCGAGGACGACGTTCTCGCCCTGGCCGCCGCCGCCGAATCCGACAGTGAACACCCGCTCGCCCGCGCGATCACCGGAGCCGCGCGGGCGCGCGATCTGGACGTGCCGAAGGCCAGCCAGTTCTCATCCTCGCCCGCGGTCGGGGTCAAGGCGACCGTCGACAGCACCGTGATCGAGGTCGGCGGCCCCTACCTGCTCGAACAGCATTCCGCCCGAGAGCTGCCGGTGGCGAACCACTGGCGGGAGGAGGGCGCGATCATCCTCCATGTGCTCGCCGACGGCGAGGTCATCGGGGCACTGCGGCTGGCCGATGAGATCCGGCCCGAGTCCCGCGATGCCGTCGACGCACTCCACGCACAGGGCGCGCAGGTGGTGATGATCACCGGCGATGCCCAAGCCGTCGCAGACACAGTGGCCAAGGACTTGGGCATCGACCGGGTCTTCGCCGGCGTGCGCCCCGAGGACAAGGCCGCCAAGGTCGCAGAACTCCAAGACGAGGGACGCAAGGTCGCGATGGTCGGCGACGGCGTGAATGACGCCCCCGCCCTCGCCCAGGCCGACGTCGGCATCGCCATCGGAGCAGGCACCGACGTCGCCATCGGATCCGCCGGCGTCATCCTCGCTTCCTCCGACCCGCGCTCGGTACTCTCGATCTACGAGCTGTCACGCGCCTCGTACCGCAAGATGAAGCAGAACCTGTGGTGGGCCGGCGGTTACAACCTCGTGTCCGTGCCCCTCGCAGCGGGTGTGCTCGCGCCCATCGGGTTCGTGCTTCCCATGAGCATCGGCGCAATCCTCATGTCCGCCTCCACCGTCGTCGTCGCCCTCAACGCCCAGTTGCTGCGTCGCCTCGACCTCACGCCCGAAGCGAGCACCAACCGCATCCTCGACCGTTCCTGA
- the sucC gene encoding ADP-forming succinate--CoA ligase subunit beta: protein MDLYEYQARDLFEAHGVPVLAGIVAQTPEEAKAAAEKIGGVTVVKAQVKVGGRGKAGGVKVAKTADEAYEHAKAILGMDIKGHTVHQVMIAQGADIAEEYYFSVLLDRANRTYLAMCSVEGGMEIEQLAVERPEALAKVPVSALTGIDADTAAKIVAEANFPEELRGPVADVIVKLWDVFKGEDATLVEVNPLVKTGDGTILALDGKVSLDENAAFRQEGHSALVDKRTEDPLEAKAKENDLNYVKLDGQVGIIGNGAGLVMSTLDVVAYAGENHGNVKPANFLDIGGGASAEVMANGLDVILGDDQVKSVFVNVFGGITSCDAVASGIVKALEILGDSATKPLVVRLDGNNVEEGRKVLADANHPLVTLATTMDEGADKAAELANK, encoded by the coding sequence GTGGACCTGTATGAGTACCAGGCACGCGATCTGTTCGAGGCACACGGTGTTCCCGTGCTGGCCGGCATCGTGGCGCAAACCCCGGAAGAAGCCAAGGCTGCGGCCGAGAAGATCGGCGGAGTCACCGTCGTGAAAGCTCAGGTCAAAGTCGGCGGTCGCGGCAAGGCCGGTGGTGTCAAGGTCGCTAAGACCGCTGACGAAGCCTATGAGCACGCGAAGGCCATCCTCGGCATGGACATCAAGGGGCACACCGTGCACCAGGTGATGATCGCCCAGGGTGCCGATATCGCGGAAGAGTACTACTTCTCCGTGCTCCTGGACCGCGCCAACCGCACCTACCTGGCCATGTGCTCGGTGGAAGGCGGCATGGAGATCGAGCAGCTCGCCGTCGAGCGTCCTGAGGCCCTGGCCAAGGTTCCTGTCTCCGCCCTGACCGGTATCGATGCCGACACCGCCGCGAAGATCGTGGCCGAAGCCAACTTCCCGGAGGAACTGCGCGGCCCGGTGGCCGACGTCATCGTCAAACTCTGGGACGTGTTCAAAGGCGAAGACGCCACCCTGGTTGAGGTGAACCCGCTGGTGAAGACCGGTGACGGCACCATCCTCGCCCTCGACGGCAAGGTGTCCCTGGACGAGAACGCCGCGTTCCGTCAGGAAGGCCACAGTGCCCTCGTGGACAAGCGCACCGAGGACCCGCTGGAGGCCAAGGCCAAGGAGAACGACCTCAACTACGTCAAACTGGACGGCCAGGTCGGCATCATCGGTAACGGTGCAGGTCTGGTGATGTCGACTCTCGACGTCGTCGCCTACGCCGGCGAGAACCACGGCAACGTGAAGCCCGCTAACTTCCTGGACATCGGCGGTGGCGCCTCGGCTGAGGTCATGGCGAACGGTCTCGACGTCATCCTCGGCGACGACCAGGTGAAGTCCGTGTTCGTCAACGTCTTCGGTGGCATCACCTCCTGCGACGCGGTGGCTAGCGGTATCGTCAAGGCTCTCGAGATCCTCGGTGATTCTGCTACCAAGCCGCTGGTCGTCCGTCTGGACGGCAACAACGTGGAGGAAGGTCGGAAGGTTCTGGCCGACGCCAACCACCCGCTCGTCACCCTGGCCACCACGATGGACGAAGGCGCCGACAAGGCTGCCGAGCTGGCCAACAAGTAA
- the glsA gene encoding glutaminase A produces MSNHPKNPVLFPYARDQGHLETDVVSTGDLPEAAVVENMMQQTYELHVDLSEGTVASYIPKLAEADPGWFGLTLASATGSRFSSGDSQQEFSIQSIAKAFVYALVCDAVGHDEVRERIGVNNTGLPFNSVMAIELNEGHTMNPMVNAGALTTTSLVSGSTWEEKWEFILQGLSAFAGRDLELDEGVYASEMETNMRNLSIARLLQSYGHITVDPARVIELYTRQCSLRVTTEDLAIMGATLANGGVHPITGTQVVGADVSRDVLSVMASTGMYEASGDWLFEIGMPGKSGVAGGIVTIAPGKGSLATFSPPLDAAGNSVRGVHATRHLSHKLGLNLFSSTARARQ; encoded by the coding sequence ATGTCGAATCATCCGAAGAATCCGGTCTTGTTCCCGTACGCGCGCGATCAAGGTCACTTGGAAACTGACGTGGTCTCCACGGGAGACCTTCCTGAGGCAGCGGTCGTTGAGAACATGATGCAGCAGACGTATGAGCTGCACGTGGATCTGTCGGAGGGGACTGTTGCGAGTTACATTCCGAAGCTGGCTGAGGCGGATCCTGGGTGGTTCGGTTTGACGCTGGCCTCGGCGACGGGGAGCAGGTTCAGTAGTGGTGATTCGCAGCAAGAGTTCTCGATTCAGTCGATCGCTAAAGCCTTCGTTTATGCGCTGGTCTGTGACGCCGTGGGCCACGATGAGGTGCGTGAGCGAATCGGTGTCAACAACACGGGGCTGCCGTTTAACTCGGTGATGGCTATCGAGTTGAATGAGGGTCACACGATGAACCCGATGGTCAACGCTGGCGCCCTGACCACGACGTCCCTGGTTTCCGGGTCGACCTGGGAGGAGAAGTGGGAGTTCATCCTCCAGGGGCTTTCAGCTTTCGCCGGCCGTGATCTGGAGCTCGACGAAGGGGTCTACGCCTCCGAGATGGAGACGAATATGCGCAACCTGAGCATCGCTCGGTTGCTGCAGAGCTATGGTCATATCACCGTTGATCCGGCTCGCGTGATCGAGCTTTACACTCGGCAGTGCTCGCTGCGTGTTACTACGGAAGATCTGGCGATCATGGGAGCGACGCTGGCAAACGGTGGTGTCCATCCGATTACCGGGACACAGGTGGTGGGTGCTGATGTCAGCCGGGACGTGCTCTCGGTCATGGCGAGCACCGGCATGTACGAAGCCAGTGGCGATTGGCTCTTCGAGATTGGGATGCCGGGTAAGAGCGGAGTGGCCGGCGGCATTGTCACCATCGCCCCGGGCAAGGGCAGTCTTGCGACCTTTTCTCCACCTCTTGATGCGGCAGGGAACAGCGTGCGCGGGGTTCACGCGACTCGGCACCTTTCCCATAAGCTCGGCTTGAATCTGTTCTCCTCGACAGCCCGAGCTCGCCAGTAG
- a CDS encoding metal-sensitive transcriptional regulator, giving the protein MTNTAPVATTAHGYISDKNQYLARMKRIEGQARGIHRMIDEDKYCIDILTQISAITSALNTVALGLLDDHLKHCVTDAIQAQADDAEQKLREASAAIARLVKS; this is encoded by the coding sequence ATGACGAATACGGCACCCGTGGCAACGACCGCCCACGGCTACATCAGTGACAAGAACCAGTACCTCGCCCGGATGAAACGCATCGAAGGCCAGGCCCGTGGCATCCACCGCATGATCGACGAGGACAAGTACTGCATCGACATCCTCACCCAGATCAGCGCCATTACCTCCGCTCTAAATACGGTCGCTCTGGGTCTGCTCGATGACCACCTCAAACACTGCGTCACCGACGCCATCCAAGCTCAGGCAGACGACGCGGAGCAGAAGCTCCGCGAAGCCTCAGCCGCCATCGCCCGCCTCGTGAAGTCCTAA